TAAGTTTAACATCGTTGTCTGTTGCTCCCACTCATATCCCAGTTCAACGAGGTTAAGGATACCTTCATTATTTTATAACATAGCGCGATCGCATCTCAGGTGCTGGAACTTGTCCAATCGGACTTTAGCACGAACTCGCAGCTTAGGGTTAAGCCACTGAAATTTCATAGTGCAGTATCAAAACTTCCTCTCGTTTCAACGTAGCCATTGCATATTCCCGCCCCTGTAAATCCGCAAACTCTACTAAATACTGAGGTTCTTCTTGTTCATCGTAAATATTGACAACGGTACCCACCTGTCCAGATGGCAAAGCCTCAATTTTTACATAGTCGGGTTCAACCAGGTGCAACCGTTTTAATGGAATGGGTTTTAACGTCGCAATTGTATCCAGTAAATTCAGATTTTCCATATCACTTGACAAATGCAGATATTAGACGCGGATGTTTGTTTTTCGCCGTAATTTCCCAAATGGTTCGCAGAATTACTCGCTCAGATCCTGAATTGACAGATTCTGGTACAAGCCAATCTACCTTAAAGATTTGTCCAAACGGAGTTTTTTCTTCCTGAACCACCTCACCTTCCACAGCCGATTGTTGAATCAAGTTTCGTAACACTTCAGCATTACTTGCGGTTATTCCCAGGGCAGATTTGAAGACTTTAGCTTTATGCTTGCCGGATGAATGTTCAGGATTCAAGCAATAGCCAATCAACTTCTCCATGGGAATTTCAGCTTGATTGCCATTGGGGAGTTTCGTCATCTGTCTATTGTATCAGTTTATTCAATTGAACATCCTATCAGAGTCCCCGTTCTCGCAGAATCCGACTCTTCACGTCATTGGTTAACCGTTCATCCTGCAAAATTTCATTCAGCAAGGGTGCATTTTTACCCTGGTCATGTACAATAGCGATGGCAATGGCATAAAGATTCGCTGCTGGTAATACTCGCCCATTTATTACCAAATCCTCTCGGACAATTTGCGTCAGCAATTCGGAGTTATACTTGGCTAACTTTGTCAAAATTCCAGTAATGATTAATCGGTCAACTTTTTGACCAATATCCGTTGCTCGTAACAGCGCTCTGGTACAATCCCTGATGGGGGGAACTAGACGAGAATCCTCTAAATTGAGCATCTGATTTAGGGTGATGAATGCCGCTTTCGTTGTCATATCCAGGGTGGCTTTATGATTCTGTTCCACTAACCTCTGGGTTAATTTAAATGTGGCTTGGGCTAATTCCTGGGAAATCGAATGATGATGCCAAAGACAACAGTTGACCAGTTCATATAAAAGCTGTAAGACTTCCGGCGCTTTATCCTCAGCTAAGGCGTTAAAAAGGGTTTCAATTTCTGTTTCACTCACCTGTAAACCCCCATTCATCGCCGCAATTAATGCCTTCAATGCATTCTGACGCACACCCGTAATTGGAGATTGAACACAGATTGGTGCTATCTGAGAAGCCGCTTGAATCTGGGAGGCAAAATCCAGAACAACCCAGGATGCAGATTGGGCAACATCTCGTGATTTATCCAGACAGAGATTCAGCAGGGGAGTCATGGCGGCGTGAGAACCTTTTTCTATCTGAGAACGATAGAGTTTCACTAACGCTACTCGTGATTCTTTTGATTGAATGGTTTGCTGGAGATAGGGTTCTAGGGATGGGGGAATTCTATTCAATGTCTTCAGGTGATGAATTCTGGGGATAAAATGATGATTTCTGACCGAGTTTCTTTGGCATTAGCGGGAATGGCGGCACGGGTTGTTACCCCCAAGAGTCCAGTTTTTCCTGATGAGTCAAAGGCTGGGTTTTGAATTGGCGATCGCGTGATGGGGAAACCTCTATTTAATAGTAGCCCAGATTGGGGTGTGGTTAGGGTGGCGGATACGGCTTGGGAAGAGGATTTACAACCGTTAGAGGTAGAGGGAACACAACTGTTAGATAGTCAGCTAAAGCTGACTTGAGGTTTTAGCCTTGGGTTTAAACCCAAGGCGGTTGGTGAGACTGATGCTATCGTCGTCCGATGCCGAATTATTTGCGAAATTTGGCGCTAATGAATTTTGGCATGGTTTTGATTATTTGACTCAATTACGTTAGGAAACGTGCGATCGCCAGGATGTTCTGAACTTGATGAAACCCAGGGTTAGAGGGGGGATTGGGGTGAGAGTGCGATCGCACGGTGTCTGTGATTGGGGATGGATTGGTCATGAAACATGGTGACTGGTTACGCCTTCGCGTTGAGGGGGAGAAAATTTGTGCTGTTCTCCGACAGAAGGGTTATGACTGTCAAAAACAAGGGCGTCGTTTGTCGTGGTGGGTGAGTCAATCGGGTAGCTATTGTTATCGTTTGACTTATTTACCTGCACCTGTAGAGGAATGGCGTTTGCTTCCTGATAATACTCATCCTTCTAGGAAACGACTTCTGTCAATTCTTAAGCGGATTTTGGAGAGTATGAGAGGAGAAAGCATGATAGGATTGGCGGAGGATCAGGTATGTTTATCGTCAGGAGAGGATGATTCGCACCCTTGGACAATTGTCCGTTTATTACCTGATGCGAGGTGCTGTACGGTAGCCCGATTCTGTAACCGTCAGGATGCGGATGATCAGGTGAGATTTTTGCAGCGCTATGTACCAGGGGCAAAGTTTGAGGTGGTGTTCGATCCACAGTAATCGGGTAGGGGTCAGGCGATCGCTGAAAGCGTTGTTTTTTCGTTGACCCCTACAAACCTGGCTCTGGGTAAGGGTTTAAGGCTTTGATCTGAGGAAGTTACTGAGAATAAGTTGCAAGTATTCGCCTCAGATCTTGACCCCTACAAAATTGGGGGTGTAGAATTGGCTCAGAGAGAGGCTCCTAGAGGGTGGCTCTTTAGACTTCCCTAGAAGTCGAATTAATGGAAACCCACGTCGTCCGTGAAGGTGATTTCCGTTTCCTCTACTTTAGACTTCCCTAGAAGTCGAATTAATGGAAACACTACCACTTCGGAGTCAACGTCGATATAGACGTCTTTAGACTTCCCTAGAAGTCGAATTAATGGAAACATCTCCATTATGATTTTGACTCAACAATGAGTCTACAATATGCTTTAGACTTCCCTAGAAGTCGAATTAATGGAAACTATTGAGGGAGTCATCGGTTCTACTCCCACCTTATTTCTTGCTTTAGACTTCCCTAGAAGTCGAATTAATGGAAACGTTCCCTGAGTCGGGCTAGGAATTTCCCAGCTACCGCTTTAGACTTCCCTAGAAGTCGAATTAATGGAAACACTGTAAACGCTCGGCTTACGGCTTTGCGTTTGCTTCTTTAGACTTCCCTAGAAGTCGAATTAATGGAAACTCGAAAGAAATGGCAGTAATCCCATTGCCAATATCGACTTTAGACTTCCCTAGAAGTCGAATTAATGGAAACTTTTCCAATGCTTTCTCTAGCTCTTTTAGCATTTGCTTTAGACTTCCCTAGAAGTCGAATTAATGGAAACGGAAATTCGAGGAAGGTTTAGGTCCTGGCAACTTGACTTTAGACTTCCCTAGAAGTCGAATTAATGGAAACTATTACTCCTTCAGGCTCTTCTATTGTAACCATGTAGTTCTTTAGACTTCCCTAGAAGTCGAATTAATGGAAACTCGAGGAGGCGTTCATATTGATTGATTAAACTTTCTTCTTTAGACTTCCCTAGAAGTCGAATTAATGGAAACGATGTGAACGAGAGAGGGCGACCCGATCAAATTGAGTGGACAGGTGTTGTTACTTGATGCAAGCGGGTCGCCCCTACAGAGATTCCACAGGGTTTTGCCCAAATTAATCGGCGAAATCTGCCCAACAAATACATAAAAGAGACCGTAGGGGCGCACCGACGTGCGTCCTATTGCTGACGTGTGTCCAAAACGCTTGCAAATCAAAAGCGATCGCACAACTGAAAAAGCGCGATCGCATCAAAACATCGCTCTATACCTCTCTAGGTAAACCTTCTGTTATGTGGTCTTTTGGGAAATGAGACATAAGGATTTTCGTCTGTGTCACCCCATCTGGTGAGGCACGTTCGTCATTCGCATCACCAGGATTGACACTGGATTACCAGGGGTTAAACTGATAGCATGATAGCTAGTCAGGAAAGGAGGGGAAACTTGATATCCAGTCTCTAAACGGCATAGGGAACCATTGTGATCAAAATTGTCCCCTGTCATCCCCTAAGAAATCATGTCTATTTACATCGCCATTACCTTTTCGCCCGTTCAAAGTTTTATCGAAAAATCTCGGAAACTCCGAGACTTATTTGGTGCATCATTAATTTTGTCTCACTTGAGCCGTCGCTTAATTGATATTTTAATTCCTGATGATCAAAATAAAAATGATTTAGTGATTTCTCCCGGCTTACCGACTGTGGAAAAAGGATTGCCAAACCGGATCTTACTTAAAGATGTTTTCCCCCCAGAAACTAGCGATTCAGAGATTGACAATCAGATTAAAACTGCCTTAATCACAGCTTGGGGAATCATTCTGGACATCTGTAAAGACTGGATACAGACAAACTTATCTGAATTTGCTCCCTATCACTGGGATAAAGAATGGCGAAAATGGCAAAAATGTACTTGGGAAATTTTTTGGGGGCAAGGGGATTCAATTCCCATAGCGATGCAGCAACTAGAACAGCGTAAACTGCGTCGGAACTGGACAGGAATTAACTGGATTGGCGAGAGTTCAAGCCTTACGGGAACCGATGCGATCGCGTGGCAAGGATTGGGGGCTGAGGATAGAAATGCTCAGTTTATTAATTATAGTAGAGAAGACCGCGAAATTCAGGCTTTTTATCAGGAGTTGGCTTGGATATTAGATGGCAAAAAAACTCAGGATAAACGTCAAACTGAAGGCAAATATATTGCTCCGAATGAACGACTCAATATTCCCGAACTCGTTAAACGCTTAGTCACCTTGCCTGAATTGGCAACGTCCATTCAGATGGAAACATTGGATAGCGGCTTCCAAGATATTGACCGCAAACCCACTCAAACAACACCGGGACAATGGACGGGTTGGTTTATGGGCGATGGGGATAAAGTGGGGGATAAATTGGTAGAAATTGCTGATCAACAAGGAGAATCGGGGATTAAAGCCTTTACCAAAGCTTTGCGGAAATGGGGTAAGGAGTTTGAGGCTAAATTTCCCAAGGATAAAGGTAGAGTAATTTATGCAGGTGGAGATGACTTTTTAGGGATTCTTTATAGTCCTGATTCCGCCCATCCGATTCCCCCCTTAACCGCCTTAGAGTGGTTAATTAGCCTACCCGAACAATGGCAACAACATCAGCGAGACATTACCCTAAGTGTCGGCTTTATTTGGGTCGCTGGGAGTGTCCCCCAACGAGATGTACTACAACATTGTCGGGAGGCGGAGACACAGGCAAAACGCTTAGGGCGAAATCGGGTAACCATTCGGGTGGTTTTTAACAGTGGGCAGTATGTGCAATGGACTTGTCCTTGGCACTATTTGGAGATACTCAAACAATACCGCGATCGCGATGATAAAACCTACTCAAATTGGCAACAATCCGGACAACAATCAGAACAAGAACCCAATTGGAATCATGTTTATAATGACCTGCTACAACTCAAATCCCGCCATGCCTTTGGCTTAGGCGTTCGAGATAAGCAGGCGTTATCTGAATTGGGTCAAGAAATTATGGAGAATCGTCAAGCGGTTCTAGAGTTTTTTGATATTTATTTTCCTGGACAAAAAGAGAGAATTGAGCAAAATGAGAAAAAAGAACAAGACAAGACAAAAAAAATTATTGTTATGGAAGATAATGCTAAATTAGCCGACCAAGCCGATGCCATGATTCGCTGGATTTCTGACCTCATTACAGTTGGCTGGTATTTTTTACGCAACGGAGAATAACCCATGATGTATCTCATTTATTGGCGCATCTGTAGGGGCAGGTTTTACCATTATTCCTTCTCCTTAACCCAGATAGAAATAAACCCGCCCCGACTCTTTAACCAATGACATAAACAGAGGACGAAATAATCGCCGTTAAAATCCTAATCCCCCTGTCAAAATGAGAGAAGTAACCTTTCTGTGAAATCAGTGTATAAATAAGCTTTGCCTCCCGACCAAAATCTGGACAACAAATCCGTGAAATCAGTGTTTTGACAAATCCATGTTCAACTATTTAATTATAATCAAACCCTTAGGATTAATGTATGGCAGTGCTGGGGCATTTCTCTCACCAGAAAACCTCGTCGGACGTTCCGGGGCTAAATTTCCCCCAGAAGCCGCCACCCTATCCGGACTTTATTTTAGTGCCAATTATGATAACCCCAAGATTAAACAAGACTTAAAAGAAAACCTCTTTGTCGCCGGACCCTTTTGGGCAAAAGACAACGAGGAACAACAGTTTTATGTTCCCCTTCCCCGACATCGAATTCTCTCTAAAAAAGGCGTTGATGAATGGTATCTGAATAACCAGGGAGAATGGCAACGTCAAACTACTGACATCGAACCCGATTACACCTGGCAAACCATCACCTCTTGGCAAAGTCCACTAAAAATCATTCAAAGTCAAGACGCCGAAGAATCTCCCTGGGACTATATCCCTATCCTCCATCCTCGGATGAAAAAAACAGAACGTCATACCTTATCCCAAGATGGTTTATTTCTGGAAAATGCCGTGCAACTTCCCGAAGACATTTGCCTCGTTTATCTGTCCACTCATGAAATAGAACCGGGTTGGTATCGCTTCGGCGGTGAGAATCATCTGGTTGAGATTAAAACAGCATCCATTAAATCTAAAAAAATCATCAATCTCTTCCAGCAACCGATTCAAAACGCCCTCGCCTTAATTACACCTGGAGTCTGGGGGTCTACCCGCTATTCCTATCGCTATCCCCAACACCCAAACTTTCCTAAACCCGTACACCTATTAACCGATAAAGCCATCCCCTATCGGTACAGCGCTGGTGGGAAATTAGGGCGCGGACGCTATGCCGTTCCTCCCGGAACTATTTATTATTTCGACCAGCCTTTAAATCAATCTTGGTGGGAGTGGCAAGAGGAATGGTTTCCCAATGAAGGCTATAGTTTAAAACACCTGGGCTGTGGCTTGGCATTACCCGTAGAAATTAAATCAGTTAGCTAATAATCGATGGAACAAAACCATGCACAACACTAAACAAGCTTACGGTATCATTGAAACCCTCGCCCCCTTGCACGTCGGTGCAACGGCTGGTGAAGAAAGCGGGAATTTGAACCTAATTTTCCGTGACTCTTTTACCCAAACCGGAATAATTCCCGGTAGTTCAATTCGCGGTCGATTGCGAACAATGATGCGTCAGATTGAACTCCTGGAACAGGCTGAAACCTTAAAAAATCAAGCCCAAACAGATTCCGAGAATGCCGAAACCTTAAAAAATCAAGCCCAATCCTTAAAAGACCAAGCCGTAGCTGAGGAGAATTATTGGTATGGTCATGAAGCAGACTCCCGCCAAACTGATGCCACAACGGAATCTCGGATTAAAATTGAACAAGCCTCCATTGTTTGGCTACCCGTCTTTTGTCCCGGTCAACCTATTGTCTGGGTGAGTTGTCCCAGTTTACTGAAGCGATATCGTCGGATTGTGGGTCAATTAGTTCCCACTTTGCAGGATATCTCGATTCCCAAACCCTATACAGCAGCAAAAGGATTAAACGCACCCAAATCCCAGCATAAAAAAGACAAAGGTAAAAAAGTTCTCTTCTTCAACCTGGGCTTTTTAACCCTGGACCACGAAGTCGATTTATCTCCCTGGTTTCCCCCGAATTTATATTGTTGGTCTGACCGCGATGAATCCTCGATTCCCGCCGTGGTGGTTGATGATAAGGATATCGGAATGATTCACGACATGGCATTATACCGTCAGAGTCGTGTGGCATTAGAAAAGACCGAGAAAAAAGCGAGCCAAGGGGCATTTTTCAATACGGAAGCCCTACCCGAAGGCACGATTTTAGTCTTTCCCATTGCGATTAAACCCACACCCAAACCCTGGACACCGTTTAACACCGATTCCCTATCCGGTGACATTTATTTAGGTGGATTAGAATCCATTGGTTTTGGACATTGCCAACTCACAATTCATCAGGAGGACTAATATGGCTTGGAATTCCTATAATTTAGACCGAGTAGCACAACGTTTGGTTCTCGATTACCGGGATAAGGATGTTCTCAACGAATCCCATAAAATGCGCGTCACTGTCGCCTACGGATTAGAACGATTTTGGGGGGAACATCTGCGCCTAATCAATAAACCGAAAACCCGCATCGCCGGGGAATATTGGCGAGATACCTGGAACGCCTTTGTCAAACTGATGAAAAAGGCGGGGATTAATGTTCCCAACGAAGAAGTGAGTCAGGGGAAAACCGCAGACATTGAAAAGATGGTGACTCAACTCTGGGATAAAGACCAATTTCCGATTGAAAATCAACGCATTGCCCTGACGGTACTTACCCAACTCTGTGACAGTTTAGTCTGGTGGACTCAACGCTATAAAAAACCCTCTAAAGATACCGATGAATCATAACAATGTACCGATGATGTTTCGCGCCCCCGTGGAAAATCGCTGTCAGTTGCAACGGGTGATTAAAGATGCATCCTGTCAAGATTCCCATCGCT
The nucleotide sequence above comes from Coleofasciculus chthonoplastes PCC 7420. Encoded proteins:
- a CDS encoding DUF4926 domain-containing protein, whose product is MENLNLLDTIATLKPIPLKRLHLVEPDYVKIEALPSGQVGTVVNIYDEQEEPQYLVEFADLQGREYAMATLKREEVLILHYEISVA
- a CDS encoding RAMP superfamily CRISPR-associated protein, which gives rise to MHNTKQAYGIIETLAPLHVGATAGEESGNLNLIFRDSFTQTGIIPGSSIRGRLRTMMRQIELLEQAETLKNQAQTDSENAETLKNQAQSLKDQAVAEENYWYGHEADSRQTDATTESRIKIEQASIVWLPVFCPGQPIVWVSCPSLLKRYRRIVGQLVPTLQDISIPKPYTAAKGLNAPKSQHKKDKGKKVLFFNLGFLTLDHEVDLSPWFPPNLYCWSDRDESSIPAVVVDDKDIGMIHDMALYRQSRVALEKTEKKASQGAFFNTEALPEGTILVFPIAIKPTPKPWTPFNTDSLSGDIYLGGLESIGFGHCQLTIHQED
- a CDS encoding Cas10/Cmr2 second palm domain-containing protein; this encodes MSIYIAITFSPVQSFIEKSRKLRDLFGASLILSHLSRRLIDILIPDDQNKNDLVISPGLPTVEKGLPNRILLKDVFPPETSDSEIDNQIKTALITAWGIILDICKDWIQTNLSEFAPYHWDKEWRKWQKCTWEIFWGQGDSIPIAMQQLEQRKLRRNWTGINWIGESSSLTGTDAIAWQGLGAEDRNAQFINYSREDREIQAFYQELAWILDGKKTQDKRQTEGKYIAPNERLNIPELVKRLVTLPELATSIQMETLDSGFQDIDRKPTQTTPGQWTGWFMGDGDKVGDKLVEIADQQGESGIKAFTKALRKWGKEFEAKFPKDKGRVIYAGGDDFLGILYSPDSAHPIPPLTALEWLISLPEQWQQHQRDITLSVGFIWVAGSVPQRDVLQHCREAETQAKRLGRNRVTIRVVFNSGQYVQWTCPWHYLEILKQYRDRDDKTYSNWQQSGQQSEQEPNWNHVYNDLLQLKSRHAFGLGVRDKQALSELGQEIMENRQAVLEFFDIYFPGQKERIEQNEKKEQDKTKKIIVMEDNAKLADQADAMIRWISDLITVGWYFLRNGE
- a CDS encoding type III-B CRISPR module-associated Cmr3 family protein — its product is MFNYLIIIKPLGLMYGSAGAFLSPENLVGRSGAKFPPEAATLSGLYFSANYDNPKIKQDLKENLFVAGPFWAKDNEEQQFYVPLPRHRILSKKGVDEWYLNNQGEWQRQTTDIEPDYTWQTITSWQSPLKIIQSQDAEESPWDYIPILHPRMKKTERHTLSQDGLFLENAVQLPEDICLVYLSTHEIEPGWYRFGGENHLVEIKTASIKSKKIINLFQQPIQNALALITPGVWGSTRYSYRYPQHPNFPKPVHLLTDKAIPYRYSAGGKLGRGRYAVPPGTIYYFDQPLNQSWWEWQEEWFPNEGYSLKHLGCGLALPVEIKSVS
- a CDS encoding DUF6883 domain-containing protein, translating into MTKLPNGNQAEIPMEKLIGYCLNPEHSSGKHKAKVFKSALGITASNAEVLRNLIQQSAVEGEVVQEEKTPFGQIFKVDWLVPESVNSGSERVILRTIWEITAKNKHPRLISAFVK